The nucleotide sequence ATTTGTGTACAGTAAAAACACGAAAACTACTATAGCATCTAGAACTAGAAATAATATATCTTCCAAAAAAGTCACAATTTTATTAGGATGTTCACATACAAGCAAAACCCTATATACATCGAATAACAATGCTGCTATAACTCCAGCAACAAAATTAGATATAAAAAATATTAATTGTTCATAAATTGATAAAATCATATTTATACCCTATTTAAACAATCTAGATATTATACTATCTTTTTTATTGGAGGATTCATTACCGCTG is from Clostridium acetobutylicum ATCC 824 and encodes:
- the yabQ gene encoding spore cortex biosynthesis protein YabQ, which codes for MILSIYEQLIFFISNFVAGVIAALLFDVYRVLLVCEHPNKIVTFLEDILFLVLDAIVVFVFLLYTNEAYINAYVYVFIILGLCFYIKFISPLFVSVIRKFLNQFLKCVRILFKFIIYILECLFLSKK